Proteins encoded within one genomic window of Gammaproteobacteria bacterium:
- a CDS encoding amino acid permease, with the protein MANAPVPGSAPRVTGIRRLFIRKSVAQMHADFEQSDLKRSLGALNLVLLGIGCIIGTGIFVLTGRAAADFAGPGIMISFLITGTLCTFVALCYAELASVLPVSGSAYSYSYASMGEIVAWVMGLLLVLEYGLASATVAVGWSGYLVSLLHDLGLHLTPELTAAPGVPIKESGVVMAHGLVNLPAVLAIMAVTALLVVGVSESATANNIVVAIKLTVIIAFIVIGIFYVDPQNWTPLIPPETPAPPPGTPRGLWADIWRALVDVFTARNDSRYGIGGLIAGAATIFFAYIGFEAVSTAGAESRNPSRDMPIGILGSLIICTVLYILTAGVLVGIVPYADLDDPAPIAKAVNQIGLPWFAILVKVGAIAGLSSVMLVLLYGQTRIFYTMARDGLLPAPLAAVHARFRTPWINTLIVGALAASAAGFMSLDALADLTNVGSLAAFAIVCLTVLYLRWSAPDLKRPFRTPLFPLTPILGALMCLFLLMSLMSKSDTRHFFTSYLLGGIVVYFLYGLWNSKLGKGEIVMGAEPTPDLPKKLDV; encoded by the coding sequence ATGGCCAACGCCCCCGTACCCGGCAGCGCCCCGCGTGTCACCGGCATCCGCCGCCTGTTCATCCGCAAGTCGGTGGCGCAGATGCACGCCGACTTCGAGCAGAGCGACCTGAAGCGGAGCCTCGGCGCGCTCAACCTGGTGCTGCTGGGCATCGGCTGCATCATCGGCACCGGCATCTTCGTGCTGACCGGACGCGCAGCCGCCGATTTCGCCGGGCCCGGCATCATGATCTCCTTCCTCATCACCGGCACGCTCTGCACCTTCGTCGCCCTGTGCTACGCGGAGCTCGCCTCGGTGCTGCCGGTCTCGGGCTCGGCCTACTCCTATTCCTATGCATCCATGGGCGAGATCGTCGCCTGGGTCATGGGCCTGCTGCTGGTGCTGGAGTACGGCCTGGCCTCGGCGACCGTGGCGGTGGGCTGGTCCGGCTACCTGGTGAGCCTGCTGCATGACCTCGGCCTGCACCTGACTCCCGAGCTGACGGCCGCGCCGGGCGTGCCGATCAAGGAGTCCGGGGTGGTGATGGCGCATGGCCTGGTGAACCTGCCGGCGGTGCTGGCGATCATGGCGGTGACCGCGCTGCTGGTGGTCGGCGTCTCGGAATCGGCCACCGCCAACAACATCGTGGTGGCCATCAAGCTGACGGTGATCATCGCCTTCATCGTCATCGGCATCTTCTACGTGGATCCGCAGAACTGGACGCCGCTGATCCCGCCCGAGACCCCGGCGCCTCCCCCCGGCACGCCGCGCGGCCTGTGGGCCGACATCTGGCGGGCGCTGGTCGACGTGTTCACCGCGCGCAACGATTCGCGCTACGGCATCGGCGGCCTCATCGCCGGCGCCGCCACCATCTTCTTCGCCTACATCGGCTTCGAGGCGGTGTCCACGGCCGGCGCGGAGTCGCGCAATCCCTCGCGCGACATGCCCATCGGCATCCTCGGCTCGCTGATCATCTGCACGGTGCTCTACATCCTCACCGCCGGCGTGCTCGTCGGCATCGTGCCCTACGCCGACCTCGACGATCCGGCGCCCATCGCCAAGGCGGTGAACCAGATCGGCCTGCCCTGGTTCGCCATCCTGGTGAAGGTCGGCGCCATCGCCGGCCTGTCCTCGGTGATGCTGGTGCTGTTGTACGGGCAGACGCGGATCTTCTACACCATGGCGCGCGACGGCCTGCTGCCCGCGCCGCTGGCAGCCGTGCATGCGCGCTTCCGCACCCCCTGGATCAACACGCTGATCGTCGGTGCGCTGGCCGCCTCCGCGGCCGGGTTCATGTCGCTGGATGCGCTCGCCGACCTGACCAATGTCGGCTCGCTGGCGGCCTTCGCCATCGTCTGCCTGACGGTGCTCTACCTGCGCTGGTCCGCACCGGACCTGAAGCGGCCGTTCCGCACGCCGCTGTTCCCGCTGACGCCGATCCTCGGTGCGCTGATGTGCCTGTTCCTGCTGATGTCGCTGATGTCCAAGTCGGACACGCGCCACTTCTTCACCAGCTACCTGCTGGGCGGCATCGTCGTCTATTTCCTCTACGGGCTGTGGAACTCGAAGCTCGGCAAGGGAGAGATCGTCATGGGCGCCGAGCCCACGCCGGACCTGCCGAAGAAACTCGACGTCTGA
- a CDS encoding MerR family transcriptional regulator, giving the protein MTTRSMTIGALARRLNVSTSTLRFYEREGLLVPERRSASGYRLYPPSAEQTLRFIRRAQRLGFALNDIRLLLQGDGEAGSGDDVMGIAEQRFLDIERRLTEMLVLRHELEFFLEDLTARVGRVAGGQAGRLYRDLLDRVCGHDARHKAPSSLTRLMQRLGCSLAGAEREKVFAALRGRHLHIWREDDGYSILLTGRDPEAEQALRQLAASEADCHAHVEPHVTEAEEGCLFQARGPNAFLFAQLFLALESAEA; this is encoded by the coding sequence ATGACCACCCGATCCATGACCATTGGCGCGCTCGCGCGCCGGCTGAACGTCTCGACCTCGACGCTGCGCTTCTACGAGCGCGAGGGCCTGCTGGTGCCGGAGCGCCGCTCCGCTTCGGGCTATCGCCTGTATCCGCCGAGCGCCGAGCAGACGCTGCGCTTCATCCGCCGCGCCCAGCGCCTGGGATTCGCGCTGAACGACATCCGCCTGCTGCTGCAGGGCGACGGCGAGGCCGGCAGCGGCGACGATGTCATGGGTATCGCCGAGCAGCGTTTCCTCGACATCGAGCGGCGGCTGACGGAGATGCTGGTGCTGCGCCACGAGCTGGAGTTCTTCCTCGAGGACCTGACGGCGCGGGTCGGCCGCGTGGCCGGCGGCCAGGCCGGCCGCCTGTACCGCGACCTGCTCGACCGCGTCTGCGGCCATGATGCCCGGCACAAGGCGCCCTCCTCGCTGACCCGGCTGATGCAGCGGCTCGGCTGCTCGCTGGCGGGCGCGGAGCGCGAGAAGGTGTTCGCCGCCCTGCGTGGCCGGCATCTGCACATCTGGCGCGAGGACGACGGCTACTCGATCCTGCTCACCGGCCGGGACCCGGAAGCGGAGCAGGCCCTGCGGCAACTTGCCGCGAGCGAGGCGGACTGCCACGCCCACGTCGAGCCTCATGTCACCGAGGCGGAGGAAGGCTGCCTGTTCCAGGCCCGCGGCCCCAACGCCTTCCTGTTCGCCCAGCTGTTCCTGGCGCTGGAGTCCGCCGAGGCCTGA